One window of the Sparus aurata chromosome 17, fSpaAur1.1, whole genome shotgun sequence genome contains the following:
- the rab42b gene encoding ras-related protein Rab-42b produces the protein MDLTLWQYQFRIIMLGDSTVGKSSLLKRYTEDLFLESINQTVGVDFYVHFLEVEPGVRVKLQFWDTAGQERFRSVTRSYYRNSVGGMLVFDMSNRATFDHIKEWHTEVCERVQPHKVVFVLVGQKSDLEGHEERAVSRLEAEKLAGQLGMPYVEASAKSGHNVRAAFELLTRRVYQGLLSGEVEPQEGWDGVKCAAPQALKLHRASLVQHSTPPKNNKKCCG, from the exons ATGGACCTGACTTTGTGGCAGTACCAGTTCAGGATCATCATGCTGGGGGACTCCACAGTGGGCAAGTCCTCTTTGCTGAAGCGCTACACTGAAGACTTGTTCCTGGAGTCCATAAACCAGACGGTGGGTGTTGACTTCTATGTGCACTTCCTGGAGGTGGAGCCGGGGGTTCGTGTCAAGCTGCAGTTCTGGGACACAGCCGGGCAGGAGAGGTTCAG gtCAGTGACCCGTTCTTATTACCGCAACTCAGTCGGAGGCATGCTGGTGTTTGACATGTCCAACAGAGCCACCTTTGACCACATTAAGGAGTGGCACACCGAGGTGTGCGAGCGAGTGCAGCCACACAAGGTCGTGTTCGTCCTGGTGGGCCAAAAAAGCGACCTGGAAGGTCACGAGGAGAGGGCGGTGAGCCGGCTAGAGGCTGAGAAACTGGCCGGACAACTGGGGATGCCCTACGTAGAGGCCTCCGCCAAGTCGGGCCACAACGTGAGGGCGGCCTTCGAGCTGCTCACTCGCCGGGTCTACCAGGGTCTGCTGAGCGGCGAGGTGGAGCCGCAGGAGGGTTGGGATGGAGTCAAGTGTGCTGCACCACAGGCACTGAAGTTGCACAGAGCCAGCCTggtgcagcacagcacaccTCCCAAGAACAACAAGAAGTGCTGCGGTTGA